One region of Brachybacterium saurashtrense genomic DNA includes:
- a CDS encoding ABC transporter ATP-binding protein — protein sequence MTFAPAAAASAAPHPRPAAHPAPRPPLLSARALTRTYGTSETATRALDGVDLDLHRGDSLAVMGPSGCGKTTLLHVLAGILAPTSGTVHLDGRDLAALGEKRRTLLRRSDFGFVFQDGQLLPELTALENVILPRMLGGTSRRAATSEARSRLDRLGLAGMHERRPGQLSGGQAQRVAVARALAGRPSVVFADEPTGALDQETGQAVLSTLVDSCLETGASLVMVTHDAKVAAVCRRTVAMRDGLIAREYVRPEAQHPGTPQAATRASGAAR from the coding sequence ATGACATTCGCACCCGCCGCCGCAGCATCCGCCGCACCGCACCCCCGACCCGCCGCGCACCCCGCGCCGAGACCCCCGCTGCTCAGCGCTCGCGCCCTCACCCGCACCTACGGCACCTCCGAGACCGCGACGCGCGCGCTCGACGGCGTCGACCTCGATCTGCATCGCGGTGACTCGCTCGCCGTGATGGGTCCCTCCGGCTGCGGGAAGACCACCTTGCTGCACGTGCTCGCCGGGATCCTCGCACCGACCTCCGGGACCGTGCACCTGGACGGCCGCGACCTCGCCGCCCTCGGCGAGAAGCGCCGCACCCTGCTGCGCCGCAGCGACTTCGGCTTCGTCTTCCAGGACGGCCAGCTGCTGCCGGAGCTCACGGCGCTGGAGAACGTCATCCTGCCGCGGATGCTCGGCGGCACCTCGCGCCGCGCCGCGACCTCCGAGGCGCGCAGCCGGCTGGACCGGCTGGGTCTGGCGGGCATGCACGAGCGTCGCCCCGGCCAGCTCTCCGGCGGGCAGGCGCAGCGCGTCGCCGTCGCCCGCGCCCTCGCCGGACGGCCCTCGGTCGTCTTCGCCGACGAGCCCACCGGCGCCCTGGACCAGGAGACCGGCCAGGCCGTGCTGAGCACCCTCGTGGACTCGTGCCTGGAGACCGGGGCGAGCCTGGTGATGGTCACGCACGATGCGAAGGTCGCCGCCGTCTGCCGGCGCACCGTCGCGATGCGCGACGGTCTCATCGCCCGTGAGTACGTGCGCCCCGAGGCGCAGCATCCCGGCACCCCGCAGGCCGCGACCCGGGCGAGCGGGGCCGCCCGATGA
- the purB gene encoding adenylosuccinate lyase — translation MAHSFADITPQIALTPLDGRYRAQTAPLVDHLSEAALNRSRLVVETEWMIHLLDQQVIPGLRTLTDEERALLRAIPEDFGADGIAEHAEIERETVHDVKAIEYYIKRRLAGTTLEPLAEVVHIYCTSEDVNNLSYALMVKGAVEQVWLPALQGVIADLTALAREAAEVPMLSRTHGQPATPTTLGKEIAVFAHRLRRQERRIAADEYLGKINGATGTYAAHAVSVPGADWQQVSRSFVEHLGLTWNPLTTQIESHDWQAEVYADIARAGRILHNLATDVWTYISLGYFRQRLSAQGGTGSSTMPHKVNPIRFENAEANLEISGALLDSLASTLVTSRLQRDLTDSTTQRNIGPAIGHSLLAIANLRKGLAGLDVDAEAMAADLEGNWEVLGEAVQSVMRTLGVQGHEGLDNPYERLKDLTRGHRVDGAGMREFITSLGLPEAEQERLLALSPATYVGEAARLVAHLEDERA, via the coding sequence ATGGCTCACTCCTTCGCGGACATCACCCCGCAGATCGCCCTGACCCCGCTCGACGGCCGCTACCGCGCGCAGACCGCACCGCTGGTGGACCACCTCTCCGAGGCGGCGCTGAACCGCTCCCGCCTGGTGGTGGAGACCGAGTGGATGATCCACCTGCTGGATCAGCAGGTCATCCCCGGACTGCGCACCCTCACCGACGAGGAGCGGGCGCTGCTGCGCGCGATCCCGGAGGACTTCGGCGCCGACGGCATCGCCGAGCACGCCGAGATCGAGCGGGAGACCGTCCACGACGTCAAGGCGATCGAGTACTACATCAAGCGCCGCCTCGCCGGCACCACCCTCGAGCCGCTCGCCGAGGTGGTGCACATCTACTGCACCAGCGAGGACGTCAACAACCTCTCCTACGCGCTGATGGTCAAGGGTGCGGTGGAGCAGGTGTGGCTGCCCGCACTGCAGGGCGTCATCGCCGATCTCACCGCCCTGGCCCGCGAGGCCGCGGAGGTGCCGATGCTCTCGCGCACCCACGGCCAGCCCGCCACCCCCACCACGCTGGGCAAGGAGATCGCGGTGTTCGCGCACCGACTGCGCCGTCAGGAGCGACGGATCGCCGCGGACGAGTACCTGGGCAAGATCAACGGCGCGACCGGCACCTACGCCGCGCACGCCGTCTCCGTCCCGGGCGCGGACTGGCAGCAGGTCTCCCGCTCCTTCGTGGAGCACCTGGGCCTGACCTGGAACCCGCTGACCACGCAGATCGAGTCCCACGACTGGCAGGCCGAGGTCTACGCGGACATCGCCCGCGCCGGGAGGATCCTGCACAACCTCGCCACCGACGTGTGGACCTACATCTCGCTGGGCTACTTCCGCCAGCGCCTCTCCGCGCAGGGCGGCACCGGCTCCTCGACGATGCCGCACAAGGTCAACCCGATCCGCTTCGAGAACGCGGAGGCGAACCTCGAGATCTCCGGCGCGCTGCTGGACTCGCTCGCCTCGACCCTGGTCACCTCGCGCCTGCAGCGCGACCTCACCGACTCCACCACCCAACGCAACATCGGCCCCGCGATCGGGCACTCGCTGCTCGCGATCGCGAACCTCCGCAAGGGCCTGGCGGGCCTGGACGTGGACGCCGAGGCGATGGCCGCGGACCTCGAGGGGAACTGGGAGGTGCTCGGCGAGGCGGTGCAGTCCGTGATGCGCACCCTGGGCGTGCAGGGCCACGAGGGCCTGGACAACCCCTACGAGCGGCTGAAGGACCTCACCCGCGGCCACCGCGTGGACGGGGCGGGGATGCGGGAGTTCATCACCTCGCTGGGCCTGCCGGAGGCGGAGCAGGAGCGGCTGCTCGCGCTGAGCCCCGCCACCTACGTGGGCGAGGCCGCGCGCCTGGTGGCGCACCTGGAGGACGAGCGGGCCTGA
- a CDS encoding histidinol-phosphate transaminase, which yields MSETSPRPDAPVETIRLRPALEDLPVYVPGKPPADDGIRRLKVSSNESSFPPVPAVREAVIATLDEMHLYPDAAGIALREALGESHGVEPAQIALSNGSVSVTADLVRALVGEGDEVVYAWRSFEAYPLLVGAQGGTSVQVPLTADAEHDLDAMAAAITERTRLVLLCTPNNPTGPSLSTAQVEAFLAQVPEHVVVAIDEAYREFHDPATVLGTAGIFRRHANVVQLRTFSKLQGLAGLRLGYAVAHPRLAAALGQVAIPFSASRPAQAAALACLEPTVAEELERRAEWVRTERSRVQQALAAQGWELPASHGNFVYFPLGEDTPAFAEFADARGLVMRAYGTEGVRATIAGQEANDLLIEIAAAWRSR from the coding sequence ATGTCTGAGACGTCCCCCCGCCCCGACGCCCCCGTCGAGACCATCCGCCTGCGCCCCGCCCTCGAGGACCTGCCGGTCTACGTGCCCGGGAAGCCGCCGGCCGATGACGGCATCCGCCGCCTGAAGGTCTCCTCCAACGAGTCCTCCTTCCCGCCCGTCCCGGCGGTCCGCGAGGCCGTGATCGCGACGCTCGACGAGATGCACCTCTACCCCGATGCCGCCGGGATCGCGCTGCGCGAGGCGCTGGGGGAGAGCCACGGCGTGGAGCCGGCCCAGATCGCGCTGTCCAACGGCTCGGTCTCGGTCACCGCCGATCTGGTGCGGGCCCTGGTGGGCGAGGGGGACGAGGTGGTCTACGCCTGGCGCTCCTTCGAGGCGTACCCGCTGCTGGTGGGCGCTCAGGGCGGCACCTCCGTGCAGGTCCCGCTCACGGCGGACGCCGAGCACGATCTCGACGCGATGGCGGCGGCGATCACCGAGCGCACCCGCCTGGTGCTGCTGTGCACCCCGAACAACCCCACCGGGCCCTCGCTGAGCACCGCCCAGGTCGAGGCGTTCCTCGCGCAGGTCCCGGAGCACGTGGTGGTCGCGATCGACGAGGCGTACCGCGAGTTCCACGACCCCGCCACCGTGCTGGGCACGGCCGGGATCTTCCGCCGCCACGCCAACGTGGTGCAGCTGCGCACCTTCTCCAAGCTGCAGGGCCTGGCAGGGCTCCGGCTCGGCTACGCGGTCGCGCATCCGCGGCTCGCCGCCGCGCTGGGCCAGGTGGCGATCCCCTTCTCCGCCAGCCGCCCCGCCCAGGCCGCCGCGCTGGCCTGCCTGGAGCCCACGGTCGCCGAGGAGCTCGAGCGCCGCGCCGAGTGGGTGCGCACGGAGCGGTCCCGCGTGCAGCAGGCGCTCGCCGCGCAGGGCTGGGAGCTGCCCGCGAGCCACGGCAACTTCGTGTACTTCCCGTTGGGGGAGGACACCCCGGCCTTCGCCGAGTTCGCCGACGCCCGCGGCCTGGTGATGCGCGCCTACGGCACCGAGGGGGTGCGCGCCACGATCGCCGGCCAGGAGGCCAACGACCTGCTGATCGAGATCGCCGCCGCCTGGCGCTCCCGCTGA
- a CDS encoding FtsX-like permease family protein — protein MNALLASAPLLLRRRGALADVLPVLAFAAATAITGTVIGGAAAFVGRLPDGSGSVATGEASLIPFLVSCAMVASVLLIPSAVGLGGSAARLSLARREQDLATIRLVGGTAGQVGAVAVLDVAAQALLGGLLGVVLHLLVTPPLTALDFGITPFTTADLLMPWWAYPLLVLGMVLLAAGSAAVSLLGVVLSPLGVARSSRTVRMSVMRVVSWAVLVVAFLLVAQLGSVLLGPIADGMVFIAVMILFIGAVVAAVNLVGPYLVWALALLAARVAPVPSLLVGARRLAAAPKAGWRAVSGITFALVIAGFLTVLALLTRGDGFRGEEDLMMATALSTGGLLTLGIAAVLAAVSTGVTQTARVIDQAPLLRAQHVAGAQVGQLHRARIVEIVLPVLLSSVLATFTALLVVVAVLGGAPDDPQVAVQYLASVLGAYLLVIAAVLVGSPLVRRYALRGA, from the coding sequence ATGAACGCCCTGCTCGCCTCCGCCCCGCTGCTGCTGCGCCGCCGCGGCGCCCTCGCCGACGTGCTGCCCGTCCTCGCCTTCGCCGCCGCGACCGCGATCACCGGCACCGTCATCGGCGGTGCCGCCGCCTTCGTCGGCCGCCTCCCCGACGGGAGCGGGTCCGTGGCCACCGGCGAGGCCTCGCTGATCCCGTTCCTGGTCTCGTGCGCGATGGTCGCCTCCGTGCTGCTGATCCCGAGCGCCGTCGGCCTCGGCGGCTCCGCGGCGAGGCTCTCGCTGGCCCGGCGCGAGCAGGACCTCGCCACGATCCGTCTGGTGGGCGGCACCGCCGGGCAGGTCGGCGCCGTCGCAGTGCTCGACGTCGCCGCGCAGGCCCTCCTCGGCGGTCTCCTCGGCGTGGTGCTGCACCTGTTGGTGACCCCGCCGCTGACCGCGCTGGACTTCGGGATCACCCCGTTCACCACCGCGGACCTGCTCATGCCCTGGTGGGCCTACCCGCTGCTGGTCCTCGGGATGGTGCTGCTCGCCGCGGGCTCCGCGGCCGTCTCGCTCCTCGGCGTGGTCCTCAGCCCGCTGGGCGTCGCCCGCAGCTCCCGCACCGTGCGGATGTCCGTGATGCGCGTGGTGAGCTGGGCGGTGCTGGTCGTCGCCTTCCTCCTCGTCGCGCAGCTCGGCTCGGTGCTGCTGGGGCCGATCGCCGACGGGATGGTGTTCATCGCCGTGATGATCCTCTTCATCGGCGCGGTCGTCGCCGCCGTGAACCTCGTCGGCCCGTACCTGGTGTGGGCCCTCGCCCTGCTCGCCGCGCGCGTGGCGCCCGTGCCCTCGCTGCTGGTCGGGGCCAGGCGGCTCGCCGCTGCTCCGAAGGCCGGGTGGCGTGCCGTCTCCGGGATCACCTTCGCGCTCGTGATCGCGGGCTTCCTCACGGTCCTCGCCCTGCTCACCCGCGGAGACGGGTTCCGCGGCGAGGAGGACCTCATGATGGCCACCGCCCTGTCCACCGGCGGGCTGCTCACCCTCGGGATCGCCGCCGTGCTCGCCGCGGTGAGCACGGGCGTGACCCAGACCGCCCGCGTCATCGACCAGGCGCCGCTGCTGCGCGCCCAGCACGTCGCCGGTGCGCAGGTGGGCCAGCTGCACCGGGCACGGATCGTCGAGATCGTGCTGCCCGTGCTGCTCAGCTCCGTGCTCGCCACGTTCACCGCCCTGCTGGTGGTGGTGGCCGTGCTCGGCGGCGCCCCGGACGACCCGCAGGTCGCCGTCCAGTACCTCGCCAGCGTGCTCGGTGCCTACCTGCTGGTGATCGCGGCGGTGCTCGTCGGCTCCCCGTTGGTGCGCCGCTATGCGCTGCGCGGCGCATGA
- a CDS encoding rhodanese-like domain-containing protein, translated as MDVETVSPQEVPEGAHLIDVREQSEWDAGHAPAAQHLPASSLLENLEQLPEDDAALYIVCRTGGRSFQVSQWLNANGFEAINVGGGMDQWFESGLPIEADGDGEAFIL; from the coding sequence ATGGATGTCGAGACCGTCTCCCCGCAGGAGGTGCCCGAGGGCGCCCATCTCATCGACGTGCGCGAGCAGAGCGAGTGGGACGCGGGCCATGCCCCCGCGGCGCAGCACCTGCCCGCCAGCTCCCTGCTCGAGAACCTCGAGCAGCTCCCGGAGGACGATGCCGCGCTGTACATCGTCTGCCGCACCGGGGGCCGCTCCTTCCAGGTCTCCCAGTGGCTGAACGCCAACGGCTTCGAGGCCATCAACGTGGGCGGCGGGATGGATCAGTGGTTCGAGTCCGGGCTGCCGATCGAGGCCGACGGGGACGGCGAGGCGTTCATCCTCTGA
- the pstA gene encoding phosphate ABC transporter permease PstA, which produces MSTTTPEQTRSSVQRPRSERRLPWYHLVFTGLAGLLVAVAVLSIAGALTIPSAILLGFVLHLLFGWGYSLLREGPRWATDRLMTLLVIGAFAISMFPLLSLLWSVVARGMVRVFAAKPTPFAFWTNDMSGIIGGADAGGVFHAIVGTLLITLWASLISVPVGLFTAIFLVEYAHTGWKRTLGRGVTFLVDVMTGIPSIVAGLFGLALFIAFMPDQSVRMGIMGAVALSLLMIPTVVRNSEEMLRLVPMDLREAAYALGVPKWLTIVKVVLRTAIAGLTTGVTLAIARVIGETAPLLLTVGMVTSVNWSMFDGRMATLPTFINQQYRNGNANCMSETVTNPINQEVYACSISTNIDRAWAAAFTLIVIVMILNIVARMVSHYFSPKLSR; this is translated from the coding sequence ATGAGCACCACCACCCCCGAGCAGACTCGCTCCTCGGTGCAGCGCCCCCGCAGCGAGCGCCGCCTGCCCTGGTACCACCTGGTCTTCACCGGCCTCGCCGGCCTGCTGGTCGCCGTCGCCGTGCTGTCCATCGCCGGCGCGCTCACCATCCCGAGCGCCATCCTGCTGGGCTTCGTCCTCCATCTGCTGTTCGGCTGGGGCTACTCGCTGCTGCGCGAGGGCCCGCGCTGGGCCACCGATCGGCTCATGACCCTGCTGGTCATCGGCGCGTTCGCGATCTCGATGTTCCCGCTGCTGTCGCTGCTGTGGTCGGTGGTGGCGCGCGGCATGGTGCGCGTGTTCGCCGCCAAGCCCACGCCGTTCGCGTTCTGGACCAACGACATGTCCGGTATCATCGGCGGCGCGGACGCCGGCGGCGTGTTCCACGCGATCGTGGGCACCCTGCTGATCACCCTGTGGGCCTCGCTGATCTCGGTCCCGGTGGGCCTGTTCACCGCGATCTTCCTGGTGGAGTACGCGCACACCGGCTGGAAGCGCACCCTGGGCCGCGGCGTCACCTTCCTGGTGGACGTCATGACCGGCATCCCCTCGATCGTCGCCGGCCTGTTCGGTCTCGCCCTGTTCATCGCGTTCATGCCCGATCAGAGCGTGCGCATGGGCATCATGGGCGCGGTCGCGCTGAGCCTGCTGATGATCCCCACCGTGGTGCGCAACAGCGAGGAGATGCTGCGCCTGGTCCCGATGGACCTGCGCGAGGCCGCGTACGCGCTCGGCGTGCCCAAGTGGCTCACCATCGTCAAGGTGGTGCTGCGCACCGCGATCGCGGGCCTCACCACCGGCGTCACCCTCGCGATCGCGCGCGTGATCGGCGAGACCGCGCCGCTGCTGCTCACGGTCGGCATGGTCACCTCGGTGAACTGGAGCATGTTCGACGGCCGCATGGCCACGCTGCCCACGTTCATCAACCAGCAGTACCGCAACGGCAACGCGAACTGCATGTCGGAGACGGTCACCAATCCGATCAACCAGGAGGTGTACGCCTGCTCGATCTCCACGAACATCGATCGCGCCTGGGCCGCCGCCTTCACCCTGATCGTCATCGTGATGATCCTGAACATCGTCGCCCGCATGGTCAGCCACTACTTCTCCCCGAAGCTCAGCCGCTGA
- the pstB gene encoding phosphate ABC transporter ATP-binding protein PstB codes for MAAPQPITVEGLNIYYGDFLAVEGVDVQIRPRSVTALIGPSGCGKSTFLRTLNRMHEVIPGAYATGKVEIDGEDIYDPKVDPVNVRRRVGMVFQKANPFPTMSIRDNVLAGVKLNNRRISKSSADELVESALRGANLWNEVKDRLDKPGMGLSGGQQQRLCIARTIAVKPEVVLMDEPCSALDPISTLAIEDLIHELKEEYTIVIVTHNMQQASRVSDRTGFFNIAGTGKPGHLIEIDDTDTIFTNPSNKQTEDYISGRFG; via the coding sequence ATGGCAGCGCCCCAGCCCATCACCGTCGAAGGCCTCAACATCTACTACGGCGACTTCCTCGCCGTGGAGGGCGTCGACGTCCAGATCCGGCCCCGCTCCGTGACCGCGCTGATCGGCCCCTCCGGCTGCGGCAAGTCCACCTTCCTGCGCACCCTGAACCGGATGCACGAGGTGATCCCCGGCGCGTACGCGACGGGCAAGGTGGAGATCGACGGCGAGGACATCTACGACCCGAAGGTCGATCCGGTCAACGTGCGTCGCCGCGTGGGCATGGTGTTCCAGAAGGCGAACCCGTTCCCCACCATGTCGATCCGAGACAACGTGCTCGCCGGCGTGAAGCTCAACAACCGCCGCATCTCGAAGTCCAGTGCGGACGAGCTGGTGGAGAGCGCGCTCAGGGGCGCGAACCTGTGGAACGAGGTCAAGGACCGCCTGGACAAGCCCGGCATGGGTCTCTCCGGCGGGCAGCAGCAGCGCCTGTGCATCGCCCGCACCATCGCGGTGAAGCCCGAGGTGGTCCTCATGGACGAGCCGTGCTCCGCGCTGGACCCGATCTCCACCCTCGCGATCGAGGACCTCATCCACGAGCTGAAGGAGGAGTACACGATCGTGATCGTCACGCACAACATGCAGCAGGCCTCCCGCGTCTCGGATCGCACCGGCTTCTTCAACATCGCCGGCACCGGCAAGCCCGGCCACCTCATCGAGATCGACGACACCGACACGATCTTCACCAACCCCTCCAACAAGCAGACCGAGGACTACATCTCCGGCCGCTTCGGCTGA
- a CDS encoding SDR family oxidoreductase: MTSPSAETATSTAAPSSAASRPAVLVTGANRGIGRATAELLAEDHHLLLAGRDEAALDALAAALPSARPVVADLTDHEALAAAVEGLELPHGLAGLVHAAGILVNGGVEELSVADWERNFAVNVTAVSELTRLLLPALRTARGTVVAVNSGSGYTSTGERGAYSASKFALRAWTDALRQEEAGHGVRVSSVHPGRVDTDMQHELRAAEQGQYEAEKYLRPASVAAAIAYALHAPAEAVISSLEIRPRAIG; this comes from the coding sequence ATGACCTCCCCCTCCGCCGAGACCGCGACCTCCACCGCCGCACCGTCCTCCGCCGCCTCCCGCCCCGCCGTGCTCGTCACCGGCGCGAACCGCGGCATCGGCCGCGCCACCGCCGAGCTGCTCGCCGAGGACCACCACCTGCTGCTGGCCGGGCGGGACGAGGCCGCGCTGGACGCCCTCGCCGCGGCGCTGCCGTCGGCCCGCCCCGTCGTCGCCGATCTTACCGACCACGAGGCGCTCGCCGCCGCGGTCGAGGGCCTCGAGCTCCCGCACGGGCTGGCCGGGCTGGTGCACGCCGCCGGGATCCTCGTGAACGGCGGCGTCGAGGAGCTCTCTGTGGCGGACTGGGAGCGGAACTTCGCCGTGAACGTCACGGCGGTCTCCGAGCTGACACGGCTGCTGCTTCCCGCGCTGCGCACCGCGCGCGGCACCGTGGTGGCGGTGAACTCGGGCTCCGGCTACACCTCCACGGGGGAGCGGGGCGCGTACTCCGCCTCGAAGTTCGCGCTGCGCGCCTGGACCGACGCCCTGCGCCAGGAGGAGGCCGGGCACGGGGTGCGGGTCAGCTCGGTGCACCCGGGACGGGTGGACACCGACATGCAGCACGAGCTGCGCGCCGCGGAGCAGGGCCAGTACGAGGCCGAGAAGTACCTGCGCCCCGCCAGCGTCGCCGCGGCGATCGCCTACGCGCTGCACGCCCCGGCCGAGGCCGTGATCTCCAGCCTCGAGATCCGGCCGCGCGCGATCGGCTGA
- a CDS encoding CPBP family intramembrane glutamic endopeptidase — protein METMTPSRRWLRAEVLIVLALSLGRSAVYSLLALAQALAAGPLSGQTTALNSSLRENPWLDLLHQLLSIAFTLAPVALVLLLLALTAGSLRQALADLGLDLARPGRDLLHGVLLAAGIGLPGLAVYYLGRVLGMTVEVVPAALDTHWWTVPVLVLHALKNAVLEEVIVVGYLYQRLERLGWSPRRILLASALLRGAYHTYQGVGPGLANLVMGLVFGEWYRRTRRTMPLVIAHTLLDVVAFVGYALLRDVLGL, from the coding sequence ATGGAGACCATGACCCCGAGCCGGCGCTGGCTGCGCGCCGAGGTGCTGATCGTGCTCGCGCTCTCGCTGGGGCGCAGCGCCGTCTACTCGCTGCTCGCGCTGGCGCAGGCGCTCGCGGCCGGTCCGCTCTCGGGGCAGACCACGGCGCTGAACTCCTCCCTGCGGGAGAACCCCTGGCTGGACCTGCTCCACCAGCTGCTCTCGATCGCCTTCACCCTGGCGCCGGTGGCCCTGGTGCTGCTCCTGCTGGCCCTCACCGCCGGGTCGCTGCGCCAGGCGCTGGCGGATCTGGGACTGGACCTCGCCCGGCCCGGCCGGGACCTGCTGCACGGCGTGCTGCTGGCGGCCGGGATCGGGCTGCCGGGCCTGGCGGTGTACTACCTGGGCCGGGTTCTGGGGATGACGGTGGAGGTGGTCCCCGCGGCGCTGGACACCCACTGGTGGACGGTGCCCGTGCTGGTGCTGCACGCGCTGAAGAACGCGGTGCTCGAGGAGGTGATCGTGGTGGGGTACCTCTACCAGCGGCTCGAGCGCCTGGGCTGGTCGCCGCGGCGGATCCTGCTCGCCTCGGCGCTGCTGCGCGGCGCGTACCACACCTATCAGGGGGTGGGGCCGGGGCTCGCGAACCTCGTGATGGGGCTGGTGTTCGGCGAGTGGTACCGCCGCACCCGGCGCACGATGCCGCTGGTCATCGCGCACACCCTGCTGGACGTGGTGGCGTTCGTGGGCTACGCGCTGCTGCGGGACGTGCTCGGGCTGTGA
- a CDS encoding phage holin family protein, which yields MRFLGHIIVTGLALWVTALILPGMHLGENSASVLTQVLTIGAIALILALIDTIVKPILELLALPITCLTLGLFQLVINTLMLLLAGWVSGLLGLTLTFDSFWWALGAGIIIGILSAIVEAVTGLGERGRERA from the coding sequence ATGAGATTCCTCGGCCACATCATCGTCACCGGCCTCGCGCTGTGGGTCACGGCGCTGATCCTGCCCGGCATGCACCTGGGCGAGAACAGCGCGAGCGTGCTCACGCAGGTGCTCACCATCGGCGCGATCGCGCTGATCCTCGCGCTGATCGACACGATCGTGAAACCGATCCTGGAGCTGCTCGCCCTGCCCATCACCTGCCTCACCCTGGGGCTGTTCCAGCTGGTCATCAACACGCTGATGCTGCTGCTGGCCGGCTGGGTGTCCGGCCTGCTGGGGCTCACGCTCACGTTCGACAGCTTCTGGTGGGCGCTCGGCGCCGGCATCATCATCGGCATCCTCTCCGCGATCGTGGAGGCCGTGACCGGGCTCGGCGAACGCGGCCGCGAGCGCGCCTGA